A single genomic interval of Vogesella indigofera harbors:
- a CDS encoding HIT family protein has translation MQCELCHQDGGDILFRDDRLRVILVADADYPAFCRVIWHAHVKEMTDLASADRAHVLDWVLRTEQALRTVLNPDKINLASFGNMVPHLHWHVIPRFADDKHFPNPLWGAAMRDGVAHGTPTLAAQLRHALQAG, from the coding sequence ATGCAATGCGAACTGTGCCACCAGGACGGTGGCGACATCCTCTTCCGCGACGACCGGCTGCGCGTGATCCTGGTCGCCGATGCCGACTACCCGGCGTTCTGCCGCGTGATCTGGCACGCCCACGTCAAGGAGATGACTGACCTTGCCAGCGCCGACCGTGCGCACGTGCTGGACTGGGTGCTGCGCACCGAGCAGGCATTGCGCACGGTGCTGAATCCGGACAAGATCAACCTCGCCAGCTTCGGCAACATGGTGCCGCACCTGCACTGGCACGTGATCCCGCGCTTTGCCGACGACAAGCACTTCCCCAATCCGCTGTGGGGTGCGGCGATGCGCGACGGCGTGGCGCACGGCACGCCAACGTTGGCCGCACAGCTGCGCCACGCACTGCAGGCCGGCTGA